The following proteins are encoded in a genomic region of Synechococcus sp. CBW1002:
- a CDS encoding formylglycine-generating enzyme family protein, giving the protein MARTTRQTSTMQPGKNQPGRPPARDMVWIPGGAFWMGSDDHYPEEAPAHRVTVEGFWIDRTLVTNTQFQKFVKATGHITLAERPADPADYPGADPAMLQPSSIVFAPPDRPVGTGDPYRWWTYQPGANWRHPEGPGSSIKGREHHPVVHVAYEDAQAYATWIGKQLPTEAEWERAARGGLDQVEFAWGSELHPGGRMLANTWQGEFPHQNTREDGYERTSPVGAFPANGYGLSDCIGNVWEWTVDWYQHHGADAEIQRHQRQPKEGCCTIPNPRGGSREASIDPTSQHLGIPRKVVKGGSFLCAPSYCRRYRPAARMAQGIDTSTCHMGFRCIVRS; this is encoded by the coding sequence TTGGCCAGAACCACCCGCCAGACCAGCACCATGCAGCCCGGGAAAAACCAACCCGGTCGCCCCCCGGCCCGTGACATGGTGTGGATTCCGGGGGGCGCCTTCTGGATGGGCTCCGATGATCACTACCCCGAGGAGGCTCCGGCCCACCGGGTGACCGTGGAGGGGTTCTGGATCGACCGAACCCTGGTCACCAACACCCAGTTCCAGAAGTTCGTGAAGGCCACCGGCCACATCACCCTGGCCGAACGGCCGGCCGATCCGGCCGACTATCCCGGCGCCGACCCGGCGATGCTGCAACCGTCCTCGATTGTGTTCGCACCGCCAGATCGGCCTGTGGGGACAGGAGATCCCTACCGCTGGTGGACCTACCAGCCCGGCGCCAACTGGCGCCATCCCGAAGGACCGGGCAGCTCGATCAAGGGGCGTGAACACCATCCTGTGGTGCACGTGGCCTATGAAGACGCGCAGGCCTACGCCACCTGGATCGGTAAACAACTTCCCACCGAGGCCGAGTGGGAGCGGGCCGCCCGCGGCGGGTTGGATCAGGTCGAGTTCGCCTGGGGGAGCGAGCTCCATCCGGGCGGCCGCATGCTCGCCAACACCTGGCAAGGGGAGTTTCCTCACCAAAACACCCGCGAAGACGGCTACGAGCGCACCTCCCCGGTGGGGGCATTCCCCGCCAATGGCTACGGCCTGTCTGACTGCATCGGCAACGTCTGGGAATGGACCGTGGATTGGTATCAGCACCACGGTGCCGATGCCGAGATCCAACGCCATCAGCGACAGCCGAAAGAGGGCTGCTGCACCATCCCCAACCCCAGGGGCGGCTCCCGCGAGGCCAGCATTGACCCCACCTCCCAGCACCTGGGCATTCCCCGCAAGGTGGTCAAAGGGGGCTCGTTCCTTTGCGCCCCCAGTTATTGCCGCCGCTATCGACCGGCGGCGCGCATGGCCCAGGGCATCGATACCTCGACGTGTCATATGGGCTTTCGCTGCATCGTGCGGAGCTGA